A single Chanos chanos chromosome 8, fChaCha1.1, whole genome shotgun sequence DNA region contains:
- the ptger1a gene encoding prostaglandin E receptor 1a (subtype EP1), with protein sequence MHHCNSSNPVPLKPFSNQSLAEKEVAKELIILENATSDGPSPSGPIAAGLSMTLGILSNIVALIILVNAYAHLRRRSKATFLLFASSLVITDFAGHVIPGSLVLRLYLSGGVKDFHSTDPLCQFLGGSMVFFGLCPLFLGSAMAAERCLGVTRPLLHASLVTTRRTKLSLSFIWLAALCVALLPCFQLGSYTYQYPGTWCFIKVLEQTDEADVAFVMLFSGLGLASLAIALVCNTISGVTLVLARMRRKPCNRRLAKSHDIEMVVQLVGIMVTSCICWSPLLIFGLITVTHSYKCRIGDDLATYKTLMVMGVRLASWNQILDPWVYILLRRAVLRKIYLITKREVDLKGSTLRRWEVNSFPSSEKNAVNRV encoded by the exons ATGCACCACTGCAACTCTTCCAACCCTGTGCCACTGAAACCCTTCTCCAATCAGAGCCTGGCGGAGAAGGAGGTTGCCAAGGAATTGATCATACTGGAGAATGCCACCTCTGACGGCCCAAGCCCCAGTGGCCCGATCGCTGCTGGACTCTCTATGACCCTGGGTATCCTCTCCAACATAGTGGCGTTGATCATTCTGGTGAACGCATACGCGCACCTTCGCCGGCGCTCCAAGGCCACCTTTCTCCTGTTTGCCAGTTCCCTGGTGATAACGGACTTTGCAGGACATGTCATCCCGGGCTCCTTGGTCTTGAGACTCTACCTCTCAGGAGGGGTAAAAGACTTCCACTCAACCGACCCACTGTGCCAGTTCCTTGGGGGCAGCATGGTGTTCTTCGGCCTGTGTCCTCTCTTCCTCGGCTCTGCCATGGCTGCTGAGAGGTGTCTGGGCGTCACGAGACCGCTACTTCACGCGTCTCTGGTCACCACCAGACGGACAAAACTCTCCCTTTCCTTCATCTGGCTGGCTGCACTGTGCGTGGCTTTACTACCATGTTTCCAGCTGGGTTCCTACACCTACCAGTACCCAGGGACCTGGTGTTTCATAAAGGTGCTGGAACAGACAGATGAGGCAGATGTTGCCTTTGTTATGCTATTCTCTGGCCTGGGGCTGGCCTCCCTGGCCATTGCCCTGGTGTGTAATACCATTAGTGGGGTGACGCTGGTGCTAGCTCGGATGCGCAGGAAGCCCTGCAATCGTCGGTTGGCCAAATCCCACGACATTGAGATGGTGGTGCAGCTTGTGGGCATTATGGTGACCTCTTGCATTTGCTGGAGCCCTCTGCTG atTTTTGGCCTAATTACGGTAACTCACTCCTACAAGTGCCGTATTGGGGATGACCTGGCTACCTATAAGACCCTGATGGTAATGGGTGTACGCTTAGCTTCCTGGAACCAAATTCTGGACCCTTGGGTTTACATCCTGCTCCGCCGTGCCGTCCTCAGGAAGATCTACCTCATCACCAAGCGTGAGGTCGACCTGAAGGGCAGCACATTACGTCGCTGGGAGGTAAACTCGTTCCCCAGCTCAGAGAAGAATGCTGTTAACAGAGTCTGA